The following proteins come from a genomic window of Phacochoerus africanus isolate WHEZ1 chromosome 9, ROS_Pafr_v1, whole genome shotgun sequence:
- the AMN gene encoding protein amnionless, with product MGAPGRVLLWLQLCALTRAAYKLWVPNTYFDAADNWSQNQTPCAGAAVKFPADKMVSVLVREGHSISDMLLPLDGEFVLASGAGFSAPNTGSHLDCSAGASALFLDPDRFLWHDPRLWSAGDAGRSLFFVDAERVPCRHDDAVFPSDASFRVGLGPGTVRVRSVRALGQTFTRDEDLAAFLASRAGRLRFHGSGALSVDPEACADPSGCVCGNAEVQPWICAALLQPLGGRCPQAACQDALRPEGQCCDLCGAIVSLTHGPAFDLERYRARLLHAFLALPQYQGLRMAMSKVPRQPHLHEASGAKADTEIQVVLAETGPETGSAGRLARALLADIAEHGEALGVLSATARESGPPIGGSSAAGLNAPGARSDLIGGLVAALLLLLLVLLLVALLLRRAGRLRWSRRDEAASEPAGTPLGFSNPVFHTADSVDPPPAPQPEVRSSSRSYFVNPLYGEAEAEAEA from the exons ATGGGTGCGCCAGGCCGGgtcctgctgtggctgcagctctgcg CGCTGACACGGGCCGCCTACAAACTCTGGGTCCCCAACACCTACTTTGATGCCGCCGATAACTGGAGCCAGAACCAGACCCCATGCGCAGGCGCTGCTGTCAAATTCCCTGCAGACAAG ATGGTGTCCGTCCTGGTGCGAGAAGGTCACAGCATCTCGGATATG CTCCTGCCACTGGACGGGGAATTTGTCCTGGCCTCCGGAGCTGGATTCAGCGCCCCGAACACCGGCTCACACCTGGACTGTAGCGCAG GAGCCTCCGCGCTCTTCCTCGACCCCGACCGTTTCTTGTGGCACGACCCGCGCCTGTGGAGCGCGGGGGACGCGGGGCGCAGTCTTTTCTTCGTGGACGCTGAGCGCGTGCCCTGCCGCCACGACGACGCCGTCTTCCCGTCCGACGCCTCCTTCCGGGTGGGCCTCGGCCCCGGCACCGTGCGGGTCCGCAGCGTCCGGGCTCTGGGCCAG ACGTTCACGCGCGACGAGGACCTGGCTGCCTTCCTGGCGTCCCGCGCAGGCCGCCTGCGCTTCCACGGGTCGGGCGCGCTGAGCGTGGACCCCGAGGCCTGCGCGGACCCGTCGGGCTGCGTCTGCGGCAACGCCGAG GTGCAGCCGTGGATCTGCGCGGCACTGCTCCAGCCCCTGGGCGGCCGCTGCCCCCAGGCCGCCTGCCAAGACGCCCTCCGGCCCGAAGGGCAGTGCTGCGACCTCTGCG GAGCCATCGTGTCGCTGACCCACGGCCCCGCTTTTGACCTGGAGCGGTACCGGGCGCGGCTGCTGCACGCCTTTCTCGCCCTG ccccagtACCAGGGGCTGCGAATGGCCATGTCCAAGGTTCCGCGCCAACCGCACCTGCATGAGGCCTCCGGCGCGAAAGCGGACACAGAGATCCAGGTGGTGCTGGCAGAGACCGGGCCCGAGACGGGCAGCGCGGGGCGGCTGGCCCGGGCCCTTTTGGCGGACATAGCGGAGCACG GCGAGGCCCTCGGGGTCCTGTCCGCGACCGCTCGGGAGTCGGGCCCGCCCATCGGAGGCAGCTCGGCTGCTGGGTTGAACGCGCCAGGGGCGCGCTCGGATCTGATAGGCGGCTTGGTGGCCGCGCTGCTGCTattgctgctggtgctgctgctggtggcGTTGCTGTTGCGCCGCGCGGGGAGGCTCAG GTGGAGTAGGCGCGACGAGGCCGCCTCCGAGCCGGCTGGGACGCCCCTGGGCTTCAGCAACCCGGTGTTCCACACGGCAGACTCCGTGGACCCG CCCCCGGCCCCGCAGCCGGAAGTCAGGAGCTCCAGCCGCAGCTACTTCGTTAATCCGCTGTATGGCGAAGCCGAGGCCGAGGCGGAGGCCTGA